The Neodiprion lecontei isolate iyNeoLeco1 chromosome 6, iyNeoLeco1.1, whole genome shotgun sequence sequence AGATAATTTATAAGTCAAGCCGTttacgaaacaaaaattaattctgtaatttttctattttctttacgtaatatttaaatgaaaaatggaaaaaacaaaataggtACCGCTAATATAAGTATCAATAGTAAGAGCTCGTACTTGGATGAGATGTACTATTTGAGATGCTTTGCCAAATTTTGAGgcgcgtttgaaaaaaaaaatttttaaatatataacacataaatttacaattgaaatacatttttaatccAATTTCCATATATACGGAATTCTCTCATATACGTGAACGAAATCCGCCATTTCTACGTCGCGCCACGTCGGATTTAGAGAGGGAATTTTCACCACCTGCAGCCGCTCGTTTCGCCAGTAAAATATTCTAcgtgtattgttttttttctctctctctcttttatttattaatttttgtctattttccatttatcCCTCCGCAATTTCGCCTCTCTTTTTTTCGCCGAATTCAATATTTCTCCGAGCACCGATACGCCGTCAAGCCGttcatattattcaattttgcaTACGACAATGTGTATTATTACGTTGATCGAATTTGATTAAAATACAAGAaacagaaagagaaagagatggAAAagagagggtgaaaaaaaaaaaaaatgttaaaactCCTTGGGATTTAGTCGCGAGGCATAAAGCGACAATCCGTCAAAACTCGGAGAGCTTTCAAGGCGAGTTATAACCGGGTCGCGAATTTCCACCCACAAAGGGCCGGGGCACGTCTCTTCTGGACGGGTGTAGTTAGTTGCGCGCGGGAAAAGGCGACGAGAGGCGTGCCTTTGAGCGGTGGGAAATACGGTTTATTACGATGAAAAGAACGAAAAGCGAGGgaagaagggggggggggggaggggggactAGAATGAGGCAAAAGAAGGGAGGAGGGATGAAAATAACATGCAATCCAAGAATTTGGACGCCCTCCACGACCACTTGGGCACGTTGTACCCCGGAATGAGGGCGCCTTCTTTCCGCTGCACGGAGAGGCCTGAGGACGGGGCTCTTATCCTGCACTACTACTCGGACAGGCCTGGACTCGAGCACATCGTCATCGGTATAGTCAAGGTGAGCTTCGTTACTTAGCAGAAGGGGTGAGTTACAGCGGTGACATTTTTAGAACCAAAATATAACACGACCAGGGCTTGGCAAGTTAGAAGCTCCGCTCAATTCAGCTGAATTTTATCACGACATGACTGTTTCGTGTCTAATTTGTgggaaaaatatggaaaactTGGTATTGTCTTGGAATTTGTTTACTCTCGGAGAAACAATTTCAAAGCTTCTTGTTAATAAGATACTCTTGAAGTATGTTTCAacggagaaaataaaagctttttttttattatactttttacTAAAAATGCACATAATTTTGAGCTACTCTGCATCAGGATGACTATAAAATTCTCCAAGATAAGCAAAATTCTAAAAGTGTCTGGTGATCGTTTGACGAAAAATGTGTCTCTAACGCGTCTGAAGAagtgtttaaatttttctgaacAATCTGTAATTCACACTGTTTTGAGTTGACAGCCTGTAGGAGAATCacttgccatttttttttcttttttttacacggaGATTGATTTCAGACAATTTATTTCTGTATTCTCTGAAattccttttcattttcggtataaattttttcaccgttctCCAACGCGTGGCTAAATTTATCAGCaatatttttgttactttgGCGAAGTGTTCCgcaaaatttgatgaaacttTCGTTAGACCTGGCAGTGCGACATTTTTTCGTCAAACCGAAAACCTGTCGTGGTAATCTGGCGCAGTACGTGGTGTTCCACACTACGCGGCCTGCAGATACACACTCGTTGGTTAATTTCCCATCAATTTGCATGAGGGGAAATTGACGTTGAATAAGGAATACCGGCTCGGAAGCTTCGCAGGGATGAAGTTGGGCGGTAACCGGCCGGTCTTCTTCCTTCTCTCAAGTCTCCCGGCCCTCGTCcgtgttcaaaattttcgccagtATCAAGATTCACTCCTTTAGAGGATTGAAACCTTACAATATATCGGATGTAAACTTTGCTCAGACCGTGGCGAAGAAGCTGCACGGAACGGACGTCGACATGCGGATACTGAAGACGAAGAACGAGTGCGATCACGTCCAGTTTCTTATAACGGATTCCTCGACCCCGGGTGTCGTCTCGAAGCCGATGATCGCCGAACTGCAAACTTTGTCCCGCGGTAAGTGGAGATCTGCTCCTGGACGAATTCCGCCGTCCTTTGTCAAGTTGTTTTTCATCGGTTTCTTCCCGTCTACTTTCTGCTCTTTTGCATTATACTGCACCGTCTGCACAATTTTATTCAGCAGAAAACTTTCCCGGCGAGCAATTGTTTAAAATATCCTGTTTACTCGGGGAGTTTTTGCCGCGAGCTTGCGGGCTTCGGATAATAAAAAACTTGGCACGGCGGAACTTCTAGTcgctcttttcaaaagttaaaaataGGAGGGAAAATTCTGGGCGAACTGTGTGATATGCTTGCGCTTTGTTTCGCCGACTTCTCGTTTGTTTTCCCGTCGCTTTTCAAAGGCTGACGAGACGGAGACGCTGCCCCCAAAAGACGCCAGATAAGCGCCGACGCTTCGGTGTTACGATTTGAAACAACACCCACGACCGCAATTTCTGGGTAATTAGCTCCGGCGCTTAGCGATGATATCTCAATTCTTGGCTTTCGCAAATTTTACTTCAATTGTAAGGCAAGACAAGCCAAAAGCACTCTCAAGCGTCGGCTGCAGAGCCGTCGGTCGAATCTTATTATCCGAGTAATCTTGTGTGCATTCAGCGAATCGTTCATAAGTGGAATAAGAGAGAGGGAATTGAGGCTTCGGGCTTTATTGTTACATTGACGTAATAGCGGgggtaatgataataataacaacaacgagaACCTTCCACGATTTCGACATACGCCCGACCCTCTCGCTCTTCTCCgaaacgtgaaaaacaaaGGGGACGAGagaaatgttttgtttttcatttcaaagcTTCGCAACCCCGGCTGACCTGCCGCACGCCAAAATTGAGGGTAAGATAATATCAACAAACCGAGGCACCGGGCAGTTTTCTCccccatttttaaaattaaaacggTTTTGCATGTACGACCGACTTTACATTTTGCGATGAAGCCTTTTCCCTccctctgtattttttttttttttttttttcatttttaaattccttTTGTTACACGAAATATCATTGCCGCCGGCGTAAACGCGCTGAATATGGATCGGGGAAATTTTATCGCCGCACGTTTAAACTTCCGTCCATTGAAATATTCGACAGTATATCGAACGGATACCGACTTGGCTCTGCAgggtgataaaatttttattatacctcCCTACAGTGACCGTAAAGGTTCCTTTTGTTGAGCCGGCGTCACTCTTCTGCAGATCTGCACTTCATCGACCCTCGATATTGTCCCTTAATGTTGCAGAGCCCAGGGTTAGTCCGGCTACTTTTTGCCGGGTATTTCCCTTTCATCTAATGTTCAACAGACAACTGACGATCGTGCAGACCGGCAGCACGATCACCCGGGTCATCCCCCAGGTTTCGACCGGTAATTGCAAGCTGAACGACATCCTGCTCACCGTAAGTCTCACGCAAGTCCAACGAGTCGAATCGCTCGCTCGTTTATTCTCGTATTTGTTTTCCAATCTCGTTTTccctgttttctttttatccacCTCGGATATTCGGGAGTGGATATTTCCGATATCTGTCAAGTCAACCGACACTCCATTACTCATCGATTCGAGTTTCTCTGGATTGACCCAAGCCCGTTCGGTCCGGGTGACGTAACGTCGCGTTTTGCTTTGTCGACGTTCTTTCGCAGGTTTAAGAAGTTGATCCAAAACCCGTGGAATCTATTGGGATCAGGTACTCGAGGGGTCTGAAATATTAGAAATCTGATGACGCGACGGGAATGAATGTCCGGGATTGAAAGAAATCACGGGAACCAATGAAACTTTTTGATTATACTCCAATTCTCCcgcatttttttccccctcgcATTCACTCTCCTCCCTTAGTCGATTCATTTTTCCAGGTCCGGCCCCACCTCGAGCtgacttttgaaaatatattatcgCACATCAACACGGTGTACGTCTTGCGAACGAAAACTGGCGTGATGAAGGTCGAGGCTGCCGAGGAATTCTCGAACATGCGTCTTAAAGTGAGGCTAAAACACGTTATGCTAACAGTGATTCGAGTGTTTGCACGGGGGAAACCGTTTCAGTGGAGATTGAGCGTTATAGGATTTCGGCGAATCAGTGCGAGAAACAGTCGGGAGTTCTCGCGGGTAACGAAGAGATAAAAGAGAATCGAATTCACCGCCTTGCGGCGGTCGTTTCAGGGTATATAGAAAAATTACTGAAACGGTAACGCCGAGACGAATGCTAAATAATAAAGTCGAGTAATCGGAGTAATCGGCATTCGCTTTCGCTCGCAGGGCCAGATGCTTTACATCCCGGAAGCGGATCTGGTAACTTTCTTGTGCTACCCGAGCGTGATGAATCTCGACGATTTGACCAGGTAacagtaatatttatttatcttagGTCATTTCTCGAGACGGCGTATGAATAAATTGTGTGTATAGAATTACGTCACCTTGTACCATACACGCGATTTGTCTCTTGCATGGCTCGTATAAAATTCCCCCAAACTTCTTCCTCCGCACGGCTTATAAGATTCTCTTCCCTTATTTTATCTTCGCGCacgcacatttttttttttttttcttctatcatTCTTTTTCCCTCATATCTTTCACACCCGGCTCGTTCCCTCGCAGGCTTTAAATCGCCAATAAATCGCTGCGTTGCACCGAATCCGGAAGGTATAACCTTCTCCGAAACGTCCAATAAATTTTCCCGGATATCACCACATCCCGTTACGTTCATCTCTCGATTAAACACGCATCAATTAAACCCTCCTTAGTCCGATTTCACCTGGCCCTTGTTCCTCGCGTAAGCCAAATCACGCAAAGCCTTGAAATAGGCAAACGTCTGTTCATTCGAGTTACAGTCCGTTGAACCAGTCGCTGGTCTGTAATACGCTCAACTTGAAACTATATTACCTTTGCTCAATTTTCTCCAGTCTTCTCGGCAATTCAGGAATCTAGTCTTGCCCGTAAGTCgaggtagaaaaattttttcgcccCTTTAAATtggtttcacaaaaaaaaatttttttttaccaccgtataaaatccctcgcgcaGCAGTAAATATATcccgagtgaaatttttttaccatcagTTTTGCTGGTACAAGTTGTCTGAAAATCCCTTCCACCgtccatttttttccactttctttttattccttcactttttacgtttcttcttctgcttATATTTCGCATGAATTTCAGCTTACGAATTTGAGCGATATAAAAATGAAGGGGGCTGCCGAGAGAAAAAGGGAGGGCGAATTTGTCACGTAATATCAGGAGGGGTGGAAGTCTACGTGACGGAGTGCGATACGGTAGTGAGTGGGGCGAAAGGGGGTTGAAAATGGGAGAAAACAGCCTGACGAACCTTTTTATTGGTTTCTGGAATCTCGTCATCGCTCCCTCAAACTTTCTGCCTTTCGCGAATATCCATTTTCTCCTATATTTCTTACTTTTCGAACGAGAGAATGGCCCGCGAAGCCTCACGCGCTTATTTTACGTCTCAGCAGTCGTGAACGTAACTGTGAAGGTATTTACCTCGAGCCCCTCGCGACGCATAACTCACTCTGAGATATGTCGTTTAATTCCATTGTTTCTACGGGGTGAAGTGCCCCTCTGTCGACTCCCGAGAGCTTGTAACTCCCCTTACCTACCCCTCTTTTCCGcccttcctctctctctctctcttattctCGTCTTCTCCTTCTCTATCGATCCCTCCTTGCAGTGCAAGAAACGCCTTTGTTTCACTCGTTTCTTTCCAGGGGGCGACTTTTAGTGCAGAAGGAAACGAGCCCCGTATCAGCCTTCGGGCTACAGCGAGAAATACTTGCCTCTGACACGCGATGTTCAGCCGATTTTCACCGCGGCGGATGTTTCAGGGCAGGAATTTGGCCCCGAGCCGAACCGTGAATTTTCATCCCTTCGATGCCCGGCAAAAATTTGTCGAGGACAAATCGGGCGGTTCCGACAACTTGCCCCTTTTCTTCCACCCCGTATCTTCAAATCGATTGTTTGCGGCTGCACTTTCCTACAGGAACGTTTCGGCAAGCTTCTCGAACATTCTCACCCCTGATAAAGTCTCTTATCTCCCTCGGCGACCCgcgagaaatgaaatatgCTTCGCCGGCCATGACCGGGTTTTAAGGCAAATCTCTACCCTCGAGATAGTTTTCCCTCCACTTTGTGCACCCGTTTACACTGTACAGGTTATGCACACATGTacgcttctttttttctctttcttcctcgCCTTTTGTCCCTACCGAGTAATTTCTCCGGCACTGGCAGTTTTCTCTGGAGGGATTTGTAATTAGTGTCTCGGTAcgcaattattatcaaattaccTCGCAGGTCTCGTCAAACAGACGCAATTGTTCTCATCTCATTAACCTGTGTTATGCCTTGGTTTGCGTGTGTTTTCTGCATTATTCAGGTCTCTCTGAATAATTCGCGAGTCGGGGATGACTCGAGTTTCCTCAACGCCTCCTACCAtccacaaaaagaaaaaaaaaatcaccgctTCTAAGGAAGATCATTTTTTCCAAACGACTCTGCGAACAAAAAAAGCCAGGGAACCGAACTTCGTCTTGAGACAAATTCTATATAACTACGAAGTTGAATTATCTTATTTGTTCGTCTGTTTTCATCCCAGAGCACATTGCAGTGACGCAGATCTGATTTCGTAgtaaaagtttctttttttgctccaTGTTTTTTCCATCTCTCAAGTCTCTCTCCACTACGAAATGGGTCAAAGAAACGAGCGAAAAACAACGCCGTAGTCGtaccgtgaaaaattttttcgtcctCCCCCTCcatatatacctacgtatatcAATCCTTTATGGATATTCGATGACGATTTTATCGTACCTCGACGGGACAGACAGACGCCGGTTTCACCCTAACCGTCGAACTTCACCCCTACCAAAGCGAACATTATCTCTTCACGTCTCGCGATAGTAGCTGTAGACGGTTTTTTTCGATGGGTCACCCGTGCAAGTGATTTGCTCGAGAACTCGCCTTGTTCCTTTAGGCGCGGACTCTATCTCAGCGACATTCCCCTTCACGATGCGACCCGGGATCTCGTCCTGATGTCCGAGCAGTTCGAGGCCGACTACAAGCTCACCAGGAACCTCGAACTACTGACGGACAAGCTTCAGCAGACCTACCGCGAGCTGGACGGTGAGAAGCAGAAGACCGACAGGTGAGAAGTTCTCAAGGATTCGAATCGTTACATGGTTTCTCATTGCTTTCGCCCCCTTTGCGACAGGCTCCTCTACTCCGTACTTCCGATATCGGTGGCGAGCGAATTGCGCCACTCGCGACCAGTTCCGGCGAAAAAATACGACTGCGTGACGCTACTGTTCTCAGGAATCGTTGGGTTCGGTGCCTACTGCGCTGCCCACACGGATTCCAGCGGCGCGATGAAGATCGTAAACATGCTGAACCAACTCTACATCGCCTTCGACGTGCTCACGGACCCGAAGAAAAACCCAAACGTCTACAAGGTGCGATTACCACTTGTGAAAAATGCCAGCTTTATTACGGTACGGTAACTTGTTAAAATTATTGTTGCCGCGGAAACTTTACAGCGTCCGCGATTAAAGGCAACGTGCTCTAATTGATGCATTTAACTACATACTCTGAGGAACGGATGCCGAGACCGATGTGCCGAACCAGTCGCGTTGATGCGAGACCGGCAAATTAACCACTTACTGCCAGCAACGTAACACGCGGCTGTTTCTGCCACTTGGTATTGAGGCGACCGTACCTGCGTTGATATAACTCCACTCGTCAATGGTGCTCGTGGTACTCATTCGCTGATTGGGTACAGTAATCGAAGCATGTCTCGGTTACCAATCGTCACGCGGTTGAATCGAAGGGTTCGATAGAGAAGCGGGgggaattattataaaaggCTTCCATTCTACCGGGGTTCATTGACATGGCAAAATTCCACGGTACTTCTCAGCGCTGTTTTCTCATTCATCCCAATCGACCTTGCACCGAAATGTGTAATAACGAAAGCTGCGACGCTCATTTCCAACCTGTTCAATGCCTCCGTCAGGTGGAGACTGTCGGTGACAAGTATATGGCAGTCAGTGGTTTGCCAGAGCCATGTCGAAGCCACGCTCGCTGCATCGCCAGGCTGGCCCTGGACATGATGGATCTGGCAGCGGACGAAGTTCAAATCGACGGGGAGCCGGTGGTGAgcattttctgtttttattatcatcgtttCCAAAGCGCGGGCGGCAACCCgttgaaatattcatttgGCTGTCGCTCGAAGAAGAGCCACCTCGACGATCAGATCGTTCTAAGATACGGATTTCATTTCCGTATATTTTCTTACCGCCGTCAAAGTTTCTCCTCTGGCTCCTATTTATTTGCATTACAGAAGTCTCGCCCATCGAGTTTCTGTGAATTCCGATAGATCGGAACTTGATGTATGATCGCAAGTTCCTTCGTAACCTTTACACTCAATTCATAAGGTTTTGTGCTCGATTATGATTAACGGTTATGATTTGAGGGTAGTTAAAGTTGGCTCACTGCAATAGTCGCGTCTTTCGTAGAGTTATCGACTTTTCACTTTCCTTGTCAACGTGTTTCTCAAGTTTCGCACAAAAATTCCTGTTCGCCAAAGAGAACAGgtgtttttttatcttcaaaaacCAATCAATTATTTCGTAGATCAGGGTTTATTGATCGGTTgacataaaaatataaaggAAAAACAGTGAAAACAGTTAAATCATGAATCGGAAAgcttttttgtaattattgtaGCGAAGCTCTCAAGTCCAGAACGAAAGATTGCGAATGAGTTTTCGAGGTAAATGAAGTGTATTTTCAGAAGCCTAAAAGTCCGACGAGGGGAAAAAGGCTTTGATCAAGCAATTAAAATCTTGAATACATAACGGACGATAAGTCGGGCATCCTGCCGAGTTTAAAAGTCCGCTTGTTATTAGCAGCCCCCGCGGTAGTATAGCTGTAGCGGTAGGAGAAAAGAGCCGAATGAAAAACGATTGTTCAATTTGCAGAAAATTACAATTGGGATTCACAGCGGGGAAGTCGTCACCGGTGTAATTGGGCATCGAATGCCGAGGTACTGTCTCTTCGGTAATACCGTTAACCTGACCAGTCGGACCGAGACTACTGGGGAACCGGGAAAAATCAACGTGTCGGAGGATGCATACAGGTATGTACGACGAACATCGAATTCACTCAGCGACACTCACACCCGCTAATTGGCAGGCTTTTCCAAATCAATGAATCCAGGGCGCGGATTGTTCCGCGTGATGAATAACCACGGgtgataatttattatcaaatccCACGGTACACACGGCTCGGCGGagtacaataatttattcataaaaCTAGAGTGTTCCCGACACGATCCGCGCCTCATCTCCGCCAAACAATGCTGATCCCTCGATCAGGAATTCCAACTGTCAGTCGGCGAGCAGGTCCAGGTACTCCCGGAGGGACTGGGGTATCCTAAGTTCCTTAATCCCGTGGGGGAGGGCCCAGTTGTCGAAGAGCGACTGTCGCACCCGGCATCTGCAAAGGTGTTTCAGCTCGGGTGGAGAGACGCCGCTTCGTTCGGGGGGCACCAGATTACTCTCGACGAATTTCGGGTATTGATCGTAGAGCGGAACCGTCTCCACCCCGCTCCGATCGGCGATGTGACTCGGGGTGTTGACCCTGACCAGAGGTACCGTCCGCAGAAGCACCCTCAGACAGGCGACAAGCTGAGGCGGATATTGACCGGGCTCCACTTCCAGCTCCGAGAATTTGTTCAGGACCATTTCGAGCGGGGACGGTGATAATCCGTCGGCGAAACTCGACGCTCCGTACCTGAGGAGAAGCAGCAAAATGTCCGGACTTCCGAGCTGGATGACCACCCGGATGGGGATAGCCTGCCCGTAGGACTCCATTGGGACGTCGACGAAACGGCACTTGCCGGTGGAAGCTGGGCTCGAGTAGAGGAGCCGGCCGGAGTTGGCGTGATCCATGAAGTAGATCAAGGCCCTGATGTTCTCTTCGCGGTCCTCGAAGTCGCTCTTCCACCCCGACAGGAAGTGCGTCACTCTGGTGCCGAATATCGCCCCGACGAATATCCTCTCGAAGGTCTTTTCGCAGTAGAATATGTCGTTCAGCAACCGCGAGACTATCTCGTTGTTACGTAGCTCCCAGTCGAAGCACAGCTTCATCGCTACGTACAAGACGTTGTGGAACTTCCCAAGAAGACAGATCGACCCGTTTTCCACCAGCGTCAAGTTGTGGTAACGCAACGCCGCCAGCACCGCCCTCTCGCACACGTCCGTGTTCTCCAGCTCCTCACCTGGAGCAATAAGGGTCCTTTGAAGCGGGTTTGGAGGAACCGAGAGTCAgcgcgtttttatttttcggtgGGTTGAGAGGAACACGACGGCTAATGCGGGGGATTCTTACTTtgcgtatttcttttttcgtttcttttactTACCTTTGGCACAGCCTTGGATAATTGCAGTGAAGTAATTGACTAAGGCACGTCTTTTGTACCGGGATAAAAGGCTGCTGCGTTCCATTTCGGAGAATATTTGATCAAAGTAACAGTCGATCACCACCTCCATTATATTTTGCCCGGGGTCTGAACGTCggaatgagataaaaatcagCGAATTGTAAATCAACGGGGTCGGATCGGCAAGtagttatgaaaaaaaaacgcggtTGACACGACGGAGGCCAGCGTGATTTTGCCAAGGGAACGTCTGTCCGTGGAAGAGTGAAAAGCTGCGTAAATTCGATTATACTTAGGGGTGCATTTAGCCGGCTTCACGGCTGCAGTTCTCGCTCGCTCATCGTATTAGGTACGAGACTCGATATCACGTGACTCTCGCATTCCGCGTATCCCCGTTGAGAATGTATACGTACCATTCTGTTTACCGTTTCTCATTTATTTCAGTCGAGTGTTTtacgaaaagtaaaattatattttcacatttaattttcatccgaGTAGTAAAACGAATGTTTAGCTACTGAGCGtgaaaaaaacgttgaaaaaaaagaggaacaACATTGATACGGTTACGGCGTAAAACgttgtggaaaatattttttcccgaaCTAATTATAGGAGGCTTTGATCTCGTTGTAATTAACCAGCTCACCGAGCGAGGGCCGTTAATTAAATACCTGCTGGCAATTTTGCATCGCTCAAGAGTTTGAGAAACGTTAAACGATGGAGTTGGGCTACCACATTACCTGCAATAACGAGTAACAAGCTGTACAGATCGAAACTGCGTCTGTGCAGTGGATGGATATAGCACGCATCGTCAGGTGCAGGCGatgaagatattttttacgtGCCAAATGAGTATGAACATATCGAAGCCGGGAGTCGATGATATCACGGACGGTGAAGATTTACAGCATTAACGGACAAACCTCGAAATGTCATAAGAATAACGACTATACTAATGATTTTATTGCCAACATTCCAGACTCGTTCTAGATTATCATCATTGCTATGAAGTTTATCAGAGCGAGTCGCATTATGAATATGTATCGATGATTTCTGACAAAAGATACGTATCATCTCTCTGGTCACATGTAACGTCTAGATTAGATCCGTCGAATCAATCCCGTTGAAGTGCTTGGAGTGCCTACTTGTGATCCGCGTAATGGACAGTCAGACTCGGCGATAATCAAGCGGCTCGCGACGTCACGCAAGAGCACCTTGGAGTCACAATTACTGTCTGACGAGCCCGTGCCAGGAGAGATGAATACGGTTCGTTAAGGTTTGGGAACCGGCTGCGCCGGAAATTGGTCGAGCCTCTGGCATTTCGTTTCATAAATTGACCAGCAGCAGCTGTACTCTGCATGGTGTGCGCTGCGTCAGATTTAAGTTTCGGAAAGAGGTGCAGGTACCTGTATGGAAGTAGCGAGTATTTCGAACTTTGGATCGTGGTCGAAGCGGTGGCTTTCTTATCGGCTTACTTTGTTCCAGATACCTTTGCATGCCGGAGAACCAGGACCCGCAATTTCTTTTGGAATACCGTGGGCCAGTCACCATGAAGGGGAAGTCGGAGCCAATGAACGTCTGGTTTCTCACCAGAGAAAGGGAGCTCGCTGCGTAACTTATGTCTTCAAGGAAAAACGTGTATACCTGTACTCGCTCACgtcattatttattcattaccGAAAAATTCTCTCAATAGCAATAACGACACGAGTTAACGAcctacatatacatacacacatgaatataaattatacaaatacaCTTATACAAGATAACTGATGGGTAGGCCTGATAGTAAAATGTAATGATAatgtatacaaataaatatcgCTGTTAACTATAGTTGCAATAACCGCGTTGGCgctaaattgaaaaatttcaaccaaagATCGTCGTAATGTCAAATTTAGGCCGCGCCGATACGCGCCGACATGCGACAGCTAAATGCCtgtaagttgaaaattttcaacgtc is a genomic window containing:
- the LOC107217060 gene encoding uncharacterized protein LOC107217060 produces the protein MEVVIDCYFDQIFSEMERSSLLSRYKRRALVNYFTAIIQGCAKGEELENTDVCERAVLAALRYHNLTLVENGSICLLGKFHNVLYVAMKLCFDWELRNNEIVSRLLNDIFYCEKTFERIFVGAIFGTRVTHFLSGWKSDFEDREENIRALIYFMDHANSGRLLYSSPASTGKCRFVDVPMESYGQAIPIRVVIQLGSPDILLLLLRYGASSFADGLSPSPLEMVLNKFSELEVEPGQYPPQLVACLRVLLRTVPLVRVNTPSHIADRSGVETVPLYDQYPKFVESNLVPPERSGVSPPELKHLCRCRVRQSLFDNWALPHGIKELRIPQSLREYLDLLAD